From Pseudoalteromonas sp. DL-6, one genomic window encodes:
- a CDS encoding TonB-dependent receptor, whose amino-acid sequence MAMFKPSILTLALTAAGLSSFATTAAQEETIKNDDVEIIEVKGFRGSVVESINTKRFSTQVVESISAEDIGKLPDSSIAESIARLPGLTAQRLDGRASRVSVRGFSENESATTFNGREQVSIGDNRGVEFDLYPSEIMSGVTVYKTPSASIEAEGIAGVIDMQTVKPLSKGEQVIMFNGQYEQTSFDKLNPDGDDKGFRGTVSYIDQFADDTIGVAFAYNTMSSPNQEKRWNSWGYPDYSISENKLKDDTTVGPYNPILGGAKPFVRSSTLERDSAMLVVEAAPNDRLNMTFDALYVDFNDEKILRGIEVPFAWGQGSIDPNSVTVDEQSGFITSAVTQGQRVVVRNDYEERKAELSQFGFNAKYDINDDWSVEFDASRSKVDRTIWSIESYSGTGRGDSNGIADNIGYAFDGGNTGAQFTHELDYSDYDLIQLGGPLSWGGSAALNNKYGLNDTAYQNTAQDGFINAPEISDELSTLKLAASKVLENEYFSRINFGLSYRDREKVKQSEGYFMTLKDFSLDNPGMVSVSEQYRLGSASLDFIGMGDMIAYDTNGLVNDGYYDLLQESLTDQKHLTRSWTVQEEVTAAFIQADINAEIGGIPVTGNVGIRYVRTEQSSQGFEASNINGLVVASPTDISHDYSNVLPSLNLSFAIDQEQTIRFGAAKTISRARLDEMHASIETSYNSEKPDENGNYWSISGGNAELEPKEATGFDLTYENYFDAEGYFSAALFYKDIDQWIFDERYDVDVTGKEDPATGEVPPADRNTATRSSKVNGGDGSLWGYELSLSFPFSVLHESLEGFGLIASHTSVEQDLQDQNGNDYELPGLSDKIDSLTVYFERNGFQARTSMRKRSDFKGDIYGSGFATQQVDILGETIWDAQVGYDFADSGIAGFENLSMTFQIQNITEEAFTSLQGDNALQVRDYQDYGRTYLLGVSYKL is encoded by the coding sequence ATGGCTATGTTCAAACCAAGTATACTAACGCTAGCATTAACTGCTGCCGGACTATCTAGCTTTGCCACCACTGCGGCACAAGAAGAAACAATAAAAAATGATGATGTAGAAATCATCGAAGTAAAAGGTTTTCGCGGTAGTGTTGTTGAATCAATTAATACTAAGCGCTTTTCAACACAGGTTGTTGAGTCAATTTCTGCAGAAGACATTGGTAAACTTCCTGACTCATCAATTGCAGAGTCAATCGCGCGTTTACCAGGTTTAACAGCCCAGCGTCTTGATGGTCGTGCTAGCCGCGTTAGTGTTCGTGGTTTTAGCGAAAACGAAAGCGCAACCACCTTTAATGGCCGTGAGCAAGTTTCTATTGGTGACAACCGTGGTGTTGAGTTTGACCTTTACCCATCAGAAATAATGAGCGGTGTTACTGTATATAAAACGCCAAGTGCTAGCATTGAAGCTGAAGGCATTGCCGGTGTAATCGACATGCAAACGGTAAAGCCTTTAAGTAAAGGTGAACAAGTGATCATGTTTAATGGTCAGTATGAGCAAACTAGCTTTGATAAACTAAACCCGGATGGCGATGACAAAGGCTTTCGTGGCACCGTTTCATACATAGACCAGTTTGCAGATGACACTATAGGTGTAGCATTTGCTTACAACACAATGAGTTCTCCAAACCAAGAAAAACGTTGGAATTCATGGGGCTACCCTGATTACAGTATCTCAGAAAATAAACTTAAAGATGACACTACTGTGGGGCCATATAATCCTATTTTAGGCGGCGCTAAACCTTTCGTACGCTCATCAACACTTGAACGTGATTCAGCGATGCTTGTTGTAGAAGCTGCACCAAATGACCGTTTAAACATGACGTTTGATGCATTATATGTAGATTTCAACGACGAAAAAATCTTACGTGGAATTGAAGTACCATTCGCCTGGGGTCAAGGTAGCATCGACCCAAATAGTGTTACTGTAGATGAGCAGTCTGGCTTTATTACCAGTGCAGTAACGCAAGGTCAGCGAGTTGTTGTTCGAAACGACTATGAAGAGCGAAAAGCAGAACTATCACAATTTGGTTTTAACGCTAAATATGATATTAACGATGATTGGTCAGTTGAATTTGATGCCAGCCGCTCAAAAGTAGATCGTACTATTTGGAGTATTGAGAGTTATTCAGGTACTGGCCGTGGTGATTCAAATGGTATCGCTGATAACATAGGGTATGCATTTGATGGTGGAAATACGGGGGCACAATTTACTCATGAGCTTGATTACAGCGACTACGACTTAATTCAGTTAGGTGGCCCGTTATCATGGGGTGGCAGTGCTGCGCTAAATAATAAGTACGGCTTAAATGATACGGCTTATCAAAATACCGCACAAGATGGCTTTATTAATGCCCCAGAAATTAGCGATGAGCTTTCAACGCTTAAGTTAGCGGCCAGTAAAGTACTTGAAAACGAATACTTTAGCCGTATTAACTTTGGTTTATCTTACCGCGACCGTGAGAAAGTAAAACAGTCTGAAGGCTACTTCATGACTTTAAAAGATTTTTCTTTAGATAATCCAGGCATGGTATCAGTATCAGAGCAATACCGTTTAGGTTCGGCAAGTTTAGACTTTATTGGCATGGGGGATATGATTGCTTATGACACTAACGGCCTAGTAAATGATGGTTATTACGATCTACTGCAAGAAAGCTTAACGGATCAAAAACACTTAACCCGTTCGTGGACAGTTCAAGAAGAAGTTACCGCTGCATTTATTCAAGCAGATATTAACGCTGAGATTGGTGGCATACCTGTAACAGGTAATGTAGGTATACGTTATGTACGCACTGAGCAGTCATCACAAGGCTTTGAAGCATCAAATATTAATGGTTTAGTTGTTGCATCACCTACTGATATTAGCCATGACTATTCAAATGTATTACCAAGCTTAAACTTATCTTTTGCAATCGACCAAGAGCAAACAATTCGTTTTGGTGCGGCTAAAACAATTTCTCGTGCTCGCCTTGATGAAATGCATGCATCGATTGAAACAAGTTATAACAGCGAAAAGCCAGACGAAAATGGTAACTACTGGTCTATTTCTGGTGGTAATGCAGAGCTTGAACCAAAAGAAGCAACAGGCTTTGATTTAACATACGAAAACTACTTTGATGCAGAAGGTTACTTCTCAGCAGCGTTATTTTATAAAGACATTGACCAATGGATTTTTGATGAGCGTTACGATGTTGATGTAACAGGCAAAGAAGACCCTGCAACAGGCGAAGTTCCACCTGCGGATAGAAATACGGCTACCCGTTCAAGTAAAGTGAATGGTGGCGACGGAAGTTTATGGGGTTATGAGCTTTCATTATCATTCCCTTTCAGTGTATTACATGAATCGTTAGAAGGTTTTGGTTTAATTGCCAGCCACACAAGCGTTGAGCAAGACTTGCAAGATCAAAACGGAAACGATTACGAGCTACCAGGTTTGTCAGATAAAATTGATAGCTTAACTGTGTACTTCGAACGCAATGGTTTCCAAGCACGTACCAGCATGCGTAAGCGTAGTGACTTTAAAGGTGATATCTACGGTTCAGGTTTTGCAACACAACAAGTTGATATACTTGGCGAGACTATTTGGGATGCGCAAGTAGGCTATGACTTTGCTGATTCTGGTATTGCTGGTTTTGAGAACTTATCAATGACGTTCCAAATTCAAAACATTACCGAAGAAGCGTTTACATCATTGCAAGGCGATAATGCACTGCAAGTGCGTGACTACCAAGACTATGGCCGCACATACTTACTCGGTGTAAGCTACAAGCTATAA
- a CDS encoding tryptophan halogenase family protein: MKPIKHVVIAGGGTAGWITAALLNKVLGKVINITLIESSSIGTIGVGEATIPPIIRLNNALGINEQDFINATNASIKLGIEFENWKTPGHSYMHAFGSFGKDFPFCDFYNFWVKGHINGSEDSLWDFSLNYQAAKQHKFTLLNTIPNTQLPGLSYAFHFDATLYAEYLKNLALSRGVKHIDAKIEHVEQCPDTGNITNLTLDDNSQIQGDLFIDCTGQRALLIEQTLNTGFVDWSYYLPCDRAVAVQSTGSNELKPYTRSIAHDAGWQWQIPLQNRTGNGLVYCSRYLSDESATALLLNNLPGEPTTSPRLIKFKTGRRLKQWHKNVVAVGLSSGFLEPLESTSIHLIQSAVTRLIKLFPHNGVSDALVTEFNKQSISEIEHIRDFIILHYKLTEREDTPFWRQCKQMEIPQSLAHKMDLFKHTGKVVRENDELFAEVAWQQVFIGQGLIPDDYNSIVDSLSSEQLTDLFVTLKTLINSTVDKLPTHKEFLAKLKTN; encoded by the coding sequence ATGAAGCCAATAAAACATGTCGTCATTGCAGGCGGTGGAACAGCCGGTTGGATAACCGCAGCACTACTTAATAAAGTGTTAGGTAAAGTAATTAATATTACCCTTATTGAATCAAGTAGCATTGGTACTATAGGTGTGGGAGAGGCCACTATTCCTCCTATTATTAGGCTTAATAATGCGCTCGGTATTAATGAGCAAGATTTTATAAATGCTACTAATGCGTCTATCAAACTGGGTATAGAGTTTGAAAATTGGAAAACACCAGGGCATAGCTACATGCATGCATTTGGCTCGTTTGGTAAAGATTTTCCCTTTTGTGACTTTTATAATTTTTGGGTAAAAGGACACATTAATGGCAGCGAGGATTCTTTATGGGATTTTTCTCTTAACTATCAAGCCGCTAAACAGCACAAATTTACGCTACTAAATACTATTCCTAATACTCAATTACCAGGACTTAGTTATGCTTTTCATTTTGACGCCACTTTATATGCTGAATATTTAAAAAATCTTGCATTATCACGCGGCGTTAAACACATTGATGCAAAAATAGAACACGTTGAGCAATGCCCAGACACAGGTAATATCACCAACTTAACACTTGACGATAATAGCCAAATCCAAGGCGATTTATTTATAGATTGTACTGGCCAGCGCGCACTTTTAATTGAGCAAACTCTCAATACGGGGTTTGTTGATTGGTCATATTATTTACCATGCGATAGGGCTGTTGCAGTGCAATCAACAGGCAGCAACGAATTAAAGCCCTATACGCGCTCCATAGCACATGACGCAGGTTGGCAGTGGCAAATTCCGCTACAAAATCGAACAGGTAATGGCTTAGTGTATTGCAGCCGTTATTTATCGGATGAGTCAGCAACCGCGCTTTTATTAAATAACTTACCGGGTGAGCCAACAACAAGCCCGCGTTTAATTAAATTTAAAACAGGTCGACGTTTAAAGCAGTGGCATAAAAATGTAGTCGCAGTAGGGCTCTCTAGTGGATTTTTAGAGCCCTTAGAGTCTACTAGTATTCACTTAATACAAAGTGCGGTTACACGTTTAATTAAGTTGTTTCCTCATAATGGGGTTAGTGATGCGTTAGTAACTGAATTTAATAAGCAAAGCATCAGTGAAATCGAGCATATTCGTGACTTCATTATTTTGCACTATAAATTAACTGAGCGAGAAGACACCCCATTTTGGCGTCAATGTAAGCAAATGGAAATTCCTCAATCGTTAGCGCATAAAATGGATTTATTTAAACATACGGGCAAAGTAGTGCGCGAAAACGACGAGTTATTTGCAGAAGTAGCTTGGCAGCAAGTATTTATAGGTCAAGGCCTAATACCAGATGACTATAACAGTATTGTTGATTCATTAAGCAGTGAACAACTAACGGATTTATTCGTAACTTTAAAAACCCTAATAAATTCAACGGTAGATAAACTACCTACTCATAAAGAGTTTTTAGCTAAGTTAAAAACAAACTAA